The following coding sequences lie in one Gemmatimonadota bacterium genomic window:
- a CDS encoding sigma-70 family RNA polymerase sigma factor — protein sequence MWSVARPVSDEDLSRARADGPDGVVDAELVARAREGDSTAFGDLVRRHLAVAFATARPLVATDEDAEDVCQDAFIRALERLDDCREPDHFRAWFLSIVRNRAHNVRKYQQVRHTEPLEGERAGGSSSPEADAERAEMRERTEEALKELTELQRSVLVLHDHEGWKHAEIGARLGISDGGSRFHLHAARKRLRSLLADLAPSTGRWTSRGEDEE from the coding sequence GTGTGGTCGGTCGCGCGACCGGTGAGCGACGAGGATCTCTCCCGCGCCCGCGCCGATGGTCCCGACGGTGTCGTCGACGCGGAGCTCGTGGCCCGAGCCCGTGAAGGCGACAGCACCGCCTTCGGGGACCTGGTGCGTCGTCACCTGGCCGTGGCCTTCGCGACCGCACGACCGCTGGTGGCGACGGACGAGGATGCGGAGGACGTCTGTCAGGACGCGTTCATCCGCGCTTTGGAGCGACTGGACGATTGCCGGGAGCCCGACCACTTCCGCGCCTGGTTCCTGAGCATCGTGCGCAACCGGGCCCACAATGTGCGGAAGTACCAGCAGGTGCGTCACACGGAGCCCCTCGAGGGGGAGCGGGCCGGTGGGTCGAGCTCTCCCGAAGCGGATGCGGAGCGCGCGGAGATGCGCGAGCGGACGGAAGAAGCGTTGAAGGAACTGACGGAGCTCCAGCGTTCGGTGTTGGTGCTCCACGATCACGAAGGATGGAAGCACGCGGAGATCGGCGCGCGTCTGGGGATCTCCGATGGGGGATCCCGCTTCCATCTGCATGCGGCCCGCAAGCGGTTGCGCAGTCTGCTGGCGGACCTCGCGCCGTCCACAGGGCGGTGGACTTCCCGAGGGGAGGACGAGGAATGA
- a CDS encoding nuclear transport factor 2 family protein, whose product MTVAEVANGLKSLCERGQFLEAVDRYYAEDVESVEPVDLPHLPAVVRGFNAVRKKTEGFGASFDVHEVRTEGPYVGEDGFALYFWMDATQKASGSRQHMTEVGWYTVRDGKVVHEEFFYHMPGA is encoded by the coding sequence ATGACGGTGGCAGAAGTGGCGAATGGGCTGAAGAGCCTGTGTGAGCGCGGGCAGTTCCTGGAGGCGGTGGACCGCTACTACGCCGAGGACGTCGAGAGCGTGGAGCCGGTCGACCTCCCTCACTTGCCCGCTGTAGTGAGGGGCTTCAACGCGGTTCGAAAGAAGACGGAGGGGTTCGGAGCGTCCTTCGACGTCCACGAGGTCAGGACCGAAGGCCCCTACGTCGGGGAGGATGGGTTCGCCCTCTACTTCTGGATGGATGCCACCCAGAAGGCCTCGGGTAGCAGACAACACATGACCGAGGTAGGGTGGTACACCGTTCGGGACGGCAAGGTGGTCCACGAGGAGTTCTTCTACCACATGCCCGGGGCGTAG
- a CDS encoding response regulator transcription factor: MIRAIRVLIVDDHAVVREGLELFLSEEAEDIQVVAHAKDGAEALRLVHELDPDVVLMDLVMPGMDGLEAMRRLRANGGRARVIVLTTFIEEGKVREALGLGALGYLLKDVGRDDLVAAIRAAHQGRTTLHPDAQQMLVHHLTAPPRTSPLEELTERERDVLRLIASGKSNKAIAKTLFLSVGTVKGYVSAVLAKLGVNDRTQAALLAVREGLVDVAADA, encoded by the coding sequence GTGATCCGTGCGATTCGAGTCTTGATCGTGGACGACCACGCCGTGGTCCGCGAAGGCCTGGAGCTCTTCCTCTCCGAGGAGGCCGAGGACATCCAGGTGGTGGCGCACGCCAAGGACGGGGCGGAAGCCCTCCGGCTCGTACATGAGTTGGACCCGGATGTGGTGCTCATGGACCTGGTCATGCCAGGGATGGACGGCCTGGAGGCGATGCGCCGGCTACGGGCCAATGGCGGGCGCGCCCGCGTGATCGTGCTGACGACCTTCATCGAAGAAGGCAAGGTCAGGGAGGCCCTGGGTCTGGGCGCCTTGGGCTATCTGCTCAAGGATGTGGGTCGGGACGATCTGGTCGCGGCCATCCGCGCGGCCCATCAGGGCCGCACCACATTGCACCCGGATGCACAGCAGATGTTGGTCCACCATCTCACCGCGCCCCCCAGAACCTCTCCCTTGGAGGAGTTGACCGAGCGGGAGCGCGACGTCCTACGCCTCATTGCCTCGGGGAAGAGCAACAAGGCCATCGCCAAGACGCTCTTCTTGAGTGTCGGGACCGTGAAGGGGTACGTAAGTGCGGTGTTGGCGAAGCTGGGCGTCAACGACCGGACGCAGGCGGCCCTGCTGGCCGTGCGCGAAGGGCTGGTGGACGTCGCCGCGGACGCCTGA
- a CDS encoding GAF domain-containing sensor histidine kinase, producing MAVGREPVGERVLAHAPLHARRPARSTEELLREQETLRAFVESISSELDLEPLLGRILRHACELIGADDGAIGLVEPETGVVQTRAIYRMPDEELDALYPPGVGLAGQVLASGRPILLDRYADLEAPGRRYHGENAVLGFPISVRERMIGFIGIGRCPAPTPEDGPRRRPFDASDVETLGIFARHAGIAIDNARRYQRELERRESMALLTRVGQIITTELDLDEILQNAADAIHEVLGYPNVAIPTLEPGEPPVLAIAHVGGSYKSLLPRVYRQPVTQGIMGAAATERRAILVNDVESDPRWVHTPGSQGIRAELAIPIVIGDAVVGVLNVEGGDPFTEEDVESLKVVAGQLAVAIVNARLHKQARDLAVLAERQRLARDLHDSVTQLLFGTVMIAESLANAWKRDKDEGERRTERMLELARAALGEMRALLAELKPADATPPPPSDGGPQFGAALLRDGGLASALAEAIPNFGGPNVTLAFHAEGYEAQEHGLERALFRVAQEAVSNALRHARPSRVEVRLGRSGDDVFLSVLDDGTGMPEGLAERCRDPEQGGHGLRNMRERLAEYGGLLVITAGPSGGTCVRALAPARPAADGDDGAGGMAQQAGGTP from the coding sequence ATGGCAGTTGGCCGAGAGCCGGTTGGCGAGCGGGTACTGGCTCACGCTCCCCTCCACGCGCGCCGGCCCGCCCGCTCCACCGAGGAGCTGCTGCGCGAGCAGGAGACGTTGCGGGCGTTCGTGGAGTCGATCAGCAGCGAGCTCGATCTGGAGCCCCTGCTGGGCCGGATCCTGCGCCACGCCTGCGAGCTCATCGGCGCCGACGATGGCGCCATCGGGTTGGTCGAGCCCGAGACCGGGGTCGTCCAGACCCGCGCCATCTACCGGATGCCGGACGAAGAGCTGGATGCGCTGTACCCGCCCGGCGTCGGGCTCGCAGGCCAGGTCTTGGCCAGCGGGCGCCCGATCCTGCTCGACCGCTACGCGGACCTCGAAGCTCCTGGTCGACGCTACCACGGTGAGAACGCGGTGTTGGGGTTTCCGATCTCCGTGCGGGAGCGGATGATCGGGTTCATCGGCATCGGTCGCTGTCCGGCGCCGACCCCGGAAGACGGTCCTCGCCGCCGCCCCTTCGACGCGTCCGACGTCGAGACGCTGGGGATCTTCGCTCGACACGCGGGCATCGCGATCGACAACGCACGTCGGTATCAACGCGAGTTGGAACGGCGTGAGTCCATGGCCTTGCTCACTCGGGTCGGACAGATCATCACGACCGAGCTCGATCTCGACGAGATCCTGCAGAACGCTGCCGATGCCATCCACGAAGTCCTGGGCTATCCCAACGTGGCCATCCCCACGCTCGAGCCCGGAGAGCCACCGGTGTTGGCCATCGCCCACGTCGGCGGAAGCTACAAGAGCCTCCTCCCCCGCGTGTATCGGCAGCCGGTGACGCAGGGCATCATGGGTGCCGCTGCCACGGAGCGCCGTGCCATCCTGGTCAACGACGTGGAGTCGGATCCACGCTGGGTGCATACTCCGGGTTCACAGGGGATCCGGGCGGAGCTCGCGATCCCGATCGTGATCGGCGACGCCGTGGTGGGCGTGCTGAACGTGGAAGGCGGCGATCCCTTCACCGAGGAAGACGTCGAGAGCTTGAAGGTCGTGGCCGGACAGCTGGCCGTGGCCATCGTGAACGCTCGTCTGCACAAGCAGGCGCGGGACCTGGCGGTCCTGGCCGAGCGTCAGCGGCTGGCGCGCGACCTTCACGACTCGGTCACGCAGCTGCTGTTCGGTACCGTGATGATCGCCGAATCGCTGGCGAACGCGTGGAAGCGAGACAAGGACGAAGGAGAGCGCCGCACCGAGCGCATGCTGGAGCTGGCCCGAGCGGCCCTGGGCGAGATGCGTGCCTTGTTGGCGGAACTGAAGCCCGCCGACGCTACTCCCCCTCCCCCGTCCGACGGGGGTCCCCAGTTCGGTGCGGCTTTGTTGCGCGATGGGGGACTGGCGTCCGCGCTCGCGGAGGCCATTCCGAACTTCGGCGGACCCAACGTGACGTTGGCGTTCCACGCCGAGGGCTATGAGGCGCAGGAACACGGACTGGAGCGCGCCCTGTTTCGGGTTGCCCAGGAAGCCGTGAGCAATGCGCTACGCCATGCCCGGCCTTCGCGGGTGGAGGTGCGCCTTGGCAGGAGCGGAGACGACGTCTTCCTGTCCGTGCTCGACGATGGCACGGGCATGCCCGAGGGGTTGGCGGAACGATGTCGCGACCCCGAGCAGGGCGGCCACGGCCTGCGCAACATGCGGGAGCGCCTGGCCGAGTACGGCGGACTGCTGGTGATCACGGCGGGGCCGAGCGGTGGCACCTGCGTTCGGGCCCTGGCACCTGCCCGCCCCGCGGCGGACGGCGACGATGGGGCGGGTGGAATGGCCCAACAGGCCGGAGGAACGCCGTGA
- a CDS encoding TonB-dependent receptor plug domain-containing protein, with amino-acid sequence MQNRLFCIVGLAALLWAAPLDAQHAVALQGRLLDAETGRAVEGAEVVVPGLDLATFTDALGRFRLDGLLPGPIQLRVSHLAYGVHTESAQLPEDSVFAVELRLTPQALVLEAIEVTAQRRPRTESTRSNVIDREQIESVVGRARHIGDLLRSFVPGAVISEARGGFLCVEFRAARASRTSGCNYPLIVVDGLPVYEAPRFLRDLTLEELERVEYVPASEGSARYGMGATHGVLVIETRRSGVVTDPGRMEASRYPNYSWSVEPGGHPTARAWAGATLGALGGLAAGLAAIGCLPGPDVPDGGCVESAGAGTGLAALALPWLGSSLGAHWLGRTEVSRGRWLPSLAMTALPAALSYAVYVDGERSGFRSERLLGAALLAVGTPLVSTLADHLYRGRH; translated from the coding sequence GTGCAAAACCGTCTCTTCTGTATCGTGGGCCTCGCGGCCCTGCTTTGGGCGGCGCCCCTCGACGCCCAGCATGCGGTTGCCCTCCAAGGGCGCCTGTTGGACGCCGAGACCGGCCGGGCCGTCGAAGGGGCCGAAGTGGTGGTGCCCGGCCTCGACCTGGCCACGTTCACCGACGCGCTCGGGAGGTTTCGCCTCGACGGCCTGCTGCCGGGGCCGATCCAACTGCGAGTGAGTCACCTCGCCTATGGGGTGCACACCGAGTCGGCCCAACTCCCTGAGGACTCGGTCTTCGCCGTCGAGTTGCGCCTGACTCCCCAGGCGCTGGTACTGGAGGCCATCGAGGTCACGGCCCAGCGCCGACCCCGCACCGAGAGCACCCGCTCCAACGTCATCGATCGGGAGCAGATCGAGTCCGTGGTGGGGCGGGCCCGGCACATCGGCGACCTGCTACGTAGCTTCGTCCCGGGTGCCGTGATCTCGGAGGCACGCGGCGGGTTCCTGTGCGTGGAGTTCCGGGCTGCCCGCGCCAGCCGCACCAGCGGCTGCAACTACCCGCTGATCGTGGTGGACGGCCTCCCCGTCTACGAAGCGCCGCGCTTCCTGCGCGATCTCACCCTGGAGGAGCTGGAGCGGGTGGAGTACGTCCCCGCCAGCGAGGGCTCGGCCCGTTACGGGATGGGTGCCACCCACGGCGTGCTGGTGATCGAGACGCGGCGCTCCGGAGTGGTGACGGACCCTGGTCGCATGGAGGCGTCGCGCTACCCCAACTACTCCTGGTCCGTCGAGCCGGGAGGGCACCCCACGGCGCGGGCCTGGGCCGGGGCGACCTTGGGCGCCCTGGGGGGGTTGGCGGCGGGCCTGGCGGCAATCGGCTGCTTGCCGGGACCGGACGTACCCGACGGGGGCTGCGTGGAGAGTGCGGGAGCCGGTACCGGCCTGGCGGCCCTGGCACTTCCCTGGCTCGGCTCCTCACTGGGGGCGCATTGGCTCGGCCGCACCGAGGTCTCGCGCGGTCGTTGGTTGCCGAGCCTGGCCATGACCGCCCTGCCCGCCGCGCTCAGCTACGCGGTCTACGTGGACGGGGAGCGCAGTGGGTTCCGCAGCGAGCGACTGCTGGGCGCGGCCCTTCTGGCGGTGGGCACGCCACTGGTTTCGACCCTGGCGGACCACCTCTACCGAGGTCGCCACTGA
- a CDS encoding SusC/RagA family TonB-linked outer membrane protein: MSHNRVRSVLACLLLLIPGGIAAQDGTVFGTVKTRTGEPVRGAQVYAEGRNVGTLTNDAGVYRLVLASGSVTLVAQSIGYSTESIQITVTAGASARQDFVLTEQAISLEEVVVTGTAGRLERRAQAAVVEKLDAARLTELAPVNNVQTLLQARVPGVHLDAGSGSVGTAPRIRIRGQASISLSNEPLVFVDGVRMDSRAGTGSNNAQMFSVLGQSVSRMNDLAPEDIESIEVVKGPAAATLYGADASAGVINIITKRGRASGQFTQTISAEYSDLKTSFDAPANWAACSATHVADPNRSLCFGQSAGTIVSDNPLERLNVFNPGQGRGLSYSLRGGGQDYGVFISASADDEDGTLPNNSFQRLSFRSNFDFVINPELRIEGGFGIGKTKTRLPHSDNSVYGMVAAGFLGSPTTVGTAANGLYSGAGVGGIDGRAKIENFDDAFRFQPRLAVNWAPRTNFTNRFIVGADLTRTSAWQFYPKNDGGWYGSDVLNSGQIQEGRETNNRFTIDYLGNLALDLSETLRTDISWGLQTIADKNDQVFATGQGLVANSARSVGAASTVTGNQLVSENRSNGVFGQVQTSWKDKFFMQVAGRLDRNSSFGLESQYFFSPKVGFSYVISEEGFWQDGPLGNLVSTMRLRGAFGTTGRSPTTGALATYNLSPFVLYGDGSVQPGVTPNDPGNTTLKPERGTEYELGFEAGLLDERLSLEVTYFDKTTTDAILRRPIAPSLGFSQNPFVNIGEVNNKGFEVGATARVITQENLGWELRGTLSTVKNTVVDLGDVDPFGTLLRTREGAPINSFHTSVIRSVDVAAGRAIVSDTLEFVGNTLPGWESTLSSTLNLFSNFTLYAQLDLRGDVYKNNFTDDFRDRQFRNSERWIKRNELLSEEERIRRFGPFVNESGNTVTFGNVNGEYIEDASYTRLREVSLTYQAPESVARAMRARSASFTVAGRNLATWTPYSGLDPETTFNDGREFFTVPAERRWSVRVNLAY, from the coding sequence ATGTCACACAACCGTGTTCGATCGGTGCTGGCCTGCCTGCTTCTGCTCATACCGGGCGGAATCGCAGCGCAGGACGGCACGGTCTTCGGAACGGTCAAGACCCGGACGGGCGAGCCAGTACGTGGCGCCCAGGTCTACGCCGAAGGCCGTAACGTAGGAACGCTCACCAACGACGCCGGCGTGTATCGGCTCGTGCTCGCGTCCGGCTCTGTCACGCTGGTCGCGCAGAGCATCGGGTACAGCACGGAGTCGATCCAGATCACGGTCACGGCGGGAGCCTCGGCCCGGCAGGACTTCGTCCTGACCGAGCAGGCCATCTCGCTCGAAGAAGTCGTGGTGACCGGAACGGCCGGGCGGCTGGAACGCCGTGCCCAGGCGGCCGTCGTCGAGAAGCTCGACGCGGCCCGCCTCACGGAGCTTGCCCCCGTCAACAACGTGCAGACGCTGCTGCAGGCGCGGGTGCCCGGTGTGCACCTGGATGCAGGGTCCGGCTCGGTCGGCACCGCGCCGCGCATCCGCATCCGCGGGCAGGCGTCGATCTCTCTGTCCAACGAGCCGCTGGTGTTCGTGGACGGTGTGCGCATGGACTCCCGGGCGGGCACCGGCTCCAACAACGCCCAGATGTTCAGCGTGCTGGGGCAGTCCGTGAGCCGTATGAACGACCTGGCCCCTGAGGACATCGAGTCCATCGAGGTAGTGAAAGGGCCGGCGGCTGCCACGCTCTACGGCGCCGACGCCTCCGCGGGTGTGATCAACATCATCACCAAGCGGGGTCGCGCCTCCGGTCAGTTCACGCAGACCATCTCCGCCGAATACTCCGATCTCAAGACGAGCTTCGACGCGCCCGCCAACTGGGCGGCCTGCTCGGCCACGCACGTGGCGGATCCCAACCGGTCGCTCTGCTTCGGTCAGTCGGCGGGGACCATCGTATCGGACAATCCTCTGGAGCGCCTCAACGTCTTCAACCCCGGCCAGGGCCGGGGGTTGAGCTACTCGCTGCGCGGCGGTGGCCAGGACTACGGTGTCTTCATTTCCGCCAGCGCGGACGACGAGGACGGGACGCTGCCCAACAACAGCTTCCAGCGGCTCAGCTTCCGCTCCAACTTCGACTTCGTCATCAACCCTGAGCTGCGCATCGAGGGCGGATTCGGCATCGGCAAGACCAAGACGCGTCTGCCGCACTCCGACAACTCGGTGTACGGGATGGTGGCCGCCGGCTTCCTCGGCAGCCCCACCACGGTGGGCACCGCGGCCAACGGGCTCTATTCCGGCGCAGGAGTGGGTGGAATCGACGGACGGGCCAAGATCGAGAACTTCGACGACGCTTTCCGCTTCCAGCCGCGACTGGCCGTGAACTGGGCACCCCGCACGAACTTCACGAATCGGTTCATCGTGGGCGCGGACCTCACGCGCACCTCCGCCTGGCAGTTCTATCCCAAGAACGACGGTGGCTGGTACGGCTCGGACGTGTTGAACTCCGGCCAGATCCAGGAAGGCCGCGAGACCAACAACCGCTTCACCATCGACTACCTGGGCAACCTGGCCCTGGACCTGTCCGAGACGCTCCGTACGGACATCTCCTGGGGTCTGCAGACCATCGCGGACAAGAACGACCAGGTCTTCGCTACCGGCCAGGGGTTGGTGGCCAACTCGGCCCGTTCTGTCGGTGCCGCTTCCACCGTGACCGGCAACCAGCTGGTGTCTGAGAATCGCTCCAACGGCGTGTTCGGGCAGGTGCAGACCAGCTGGAAGGACAAGTTCTTCATGCAGGTGGCCGGGCGCCTCGACCGCAACTCGTCGTTCGGCCTGGAGTCGCAGTACTTCTTCAGCCCCAAGGTCGGCTTCTCCTACGTGATCTCGGAGGAGGGCTTCTGGCAGGACGGACCGTTGGGGAACCTGGTCAGCACCATGCGGCTGCGCGGCGCCTTCGGCACCACGGGCCGGTCTCCGACGACCGGCGCGTTGGCGACCTACAACCTGTCGCCCTTCGTGCTGTACGGCGACGGCTCGGTGCAGCCGGGTGTGACGCCCAACGATCCGGGCAACACCACGCTCAAGCCTGAGCGCGGCACCGAGTACGAGCTGGGCTTCGAGGCCGGCCTGCTGGATGAGCGCCTCAGCCTCGAGGTGACCTACTTCGACAAGACCACCACCGACGCGATCCTGCGCCGGCCCATCGCGCCGTCGCTCGGGTTCAGCCAGAACCCGTTCGTCAATATCGGCGAGGTGAACAACAAGGGCTTCGAAGTGGGTGCCACCGCGCGCGTCATCACCCAGGAAAACCTGGGGTGGGAGCTGCGCGGCACGCTGTCCACCGTGAAGAACACGGTGGTGGATCTGGGAGACGTGGATCCGTTCGGCACGCTGCTCCGCACGCGCGAGGGCGCGCCCATCAACTCGTTCCACACGTCCGTCATTCGCAGCGTGGACGTGGCCGCCGGTCGCGCCATCGTCTCCGATACGCTGGAGTTCGTGGGCAACACGCTGCCGGGCTGGGAGAGCACCCTCTCCTCCACGCTCAACCTCTTCAGCAACTTCACGCTATACGCGCAGCTGGACCTGCGTGGTGACGTGTACAAGAACAACTTCACGGACGACTTCCGCGATCGGCAGTTCCGCAACTCGGAGCGCTGGATCAAGCGCAACGAGCTGCTGTCGGAGGAGGAGCGCATCCGCCGCTTCGGTCCGTTCGTGAACGAGAGCGGCAACACGGTGACGTTCGGCAACGTGAACGGCGAGTACATCGAGGACGCCAGCTACACGCGTCTGCGTGAGGTGTCCCTGACCTATCAGGCGCCCGAGTCGGTGGCGCGCGCCATGCGCGCTCGCAGCGCGTCCTTCACGGTGGCCGGTCGCAACCTGGCCACCTGGACGCCGTACAGCGGGCTCGATCCTGAGACCACGTTCAACGACGGACGCGAGTTCTTCACGGTTCCGGCCGAGCGGCGTTGGTCGGTCCGCGTCAATCTCGCCTACTGA